A single genomic interval of uncultured Sunxiuqinia sp. harbors:
- a CDS encoding DUF4382 domain-containing protein — protein MKSKISILLSMLIIALVMIQCSEDNEIEEQQGELSVKLTDAPSDDTNIQGTFVTVSEVHVNGQKVEGFTKQTIEVSAYQNGNAKLLANEMVEAGNYSSLTVVLDNQSDENGDSPGCYVLTDDNSKHSLESSSSSTTEVTFNKPFAVEANGMTTLVIDFDLRKAIIRNEDTDSGSDYKFVTTAELINSLRIVEEDNCGEIEGTISNNSSSDDKLVVYAYEKGTFDTSTETSAQGESMVLFVNAKTSATVDGNGNYQLSFLEEGEYEIHVASYEEDSSGEVTFNGAVNVTSIISDLLLNSIQVEANSQVNLDMEISVL, from the coding sequence ATGAAATCTAAAATCTCAATTTTATTAAGTATGCTAATTATTGCACTGGTAATGATACAGTGTTCTGAGGATAATGAAATTGAAGAACAACAGGGGGAACTCAGTGTGAAATTAACGGATGCCCCTTCTGATGATACCAATATTCAAGGAACCTTTGTAACAGTTTCTGAAGTCCATGTCAACGGCCAAAAAGTTGAAGGGTTTACCAAACAAACAATCGAAGTGTCGGCCTATCAAAATGGGAATGCTAAATTGCTGGCTAATGAAATGGTTGAAGCGGGTAACTATTCAAGTCTCACCGTTGTTCTCGACAACCAATCAGATGAAAATGGCGACTCGCCCGGCTGTTATGTCTTAACAGACGACAATAGTAAACATTCGTTGGAATCTTCATCAAGTTCGACGACTGAAGTAACCTTCAACAAGCCTTTTGCCGTTGAAGCTAATGGTATGACTACCTTAGTGATTGACTTCGATTTGCGAAAAGCGATTATTCGCAATGAAGACACCGATTCGGGAAGCGACTACAAGTTTGTCACAACTGCTGAATTGATCAATTCTCTTCGCATTGTTGAAGAAGATAATTGTGGCGAAATCGAGGGAACGATCAGCAACAATTCTTCCAGCGACGATAAATTGGTTGTATATGCCTACGAAAAAGGAACATTCGATACAAGTACCGAAACTAGTGCACAAGGGGAAAGTATGGTATTATTCGTAAATGCCAAAACCAGTGCAACAGTAGATGGGAACGGTAACTACCAATTGTCTTTTCTTGAAGAAGGTGAATATGAAATTCATGTTGCATCCTACGAAGAAGACTCAAGCGGAGAAGTTACCTTTAACGGGGCTGTTAATGTCACAAGTATTATTAGTGATCTATTGCTGAACTCCATTCAGGTAGAAGCAAACAGTCAGGTTAATCTGGACATGGAAATATCAGTGTTATAA